In the genome of Chelmon rostratus isolate fCheRos1 chromosome 12, fCheRos1.pri, whole genome shotgun sequence, the window TACCGACTAAAACAGCCACCAGGAAACCCGTCACCCTCTGTTCCTTGACCTCCTGGATGCGGGGCTTGTCTCCAGGGGCAACGGCTTTGCTCATGACAGTGAGGGCGTTGGTGTGGGTAACGGAGCGAACTGTGGCGGCTGACAACCAGGGCAAACCAAACAGTGCTGAGATTCCACCCACTACAACGATGATGAGGAGGTCTAGGTGAAAACCAGTTCCCTTCACCAGCATCCTCTCCTTCTTACTGACAATCAGCCTGGCAGACgaaagcagaaaaatatgttAATGCTTATTCATTTTAGGTCAGTCCacccaaaaagaaaacaaagataaaaagaaagtgTTGTACGCTGTGATCTGGGACTccatgaagatgaggatgaagacaaGGATAGCTGGCAGGATGCTGGCGGCCATCATCCAAACAGGAAACTGCCCATCAGACCCCAGAGGAGAAATCAGCCAACCACGCTTCTCTGGACTGGACACCGAAAATCCACTGGGCACGTTCAATTTCTGTTGGCCAATAGGAAGAGGGgaatttaaatgtgtgattCTGTGTCAAAATATTTTACTTCACTTCACGAGTGTTACAGTCTGCTCTGGTCTGACCTGAGTGTAGGTGTCCTCCACGCTGTAGTCCACCAGCACCATGATGAGGATAGCAATGGGGACCCCAAAGTCTCCAATGATCCTACGGAGCTGAGACATACAGAAGACCAGTTTACTGACTGGTGATTCGGTTTGAAACTATAGACACCAGCGAGGAATACATCCCTGAAGGTGAGACCTCACATTTAGAACCGAAATCTCTCGGCTTGCTGCACTGAACACTACAACTCAGTGACTTAGAGGACCAGGTCTAAGACTGGAGCTGCAACTATTGAAAAGAATGATCATTTGTTACTTATTTTATCTGTAACCAAAAATTCATTGTTTTAACTTTGCTTAAATGGTGGACCGAGTACTCAAATTTCAATATCTGTAGCTGCAAATGAAAGAAACCTTCCATAGCCTTCCATATCTGTTGTatctgtacctgtacctgtagATACCTACACCTGTATGCACCTGAACCTGCACTTTTATGTACTGACCCTGCCAGGGAAGAAGGAACTGTTCTTGAATTTGCGCAGGTAGAAAGCGATGAAATATGTTCCCGACATGAGCACAAATGACAGCAGGGCCGTATTTGGTTCTCCAACAATCTTCCCCGTATTCCCGGCAGCTGCGGTATAGTTGCACAGAGATGGTGATACTGTgttgtttccatggtaacagttTTGGAGAGGATGCTCCTGAAAGATCTAGAAAAGAGTCACAAGATTCCTCCTTTAAACACTCCCTCAGCTTcttatttacaataaaacatcacagaatAAAATTCCACTTCTCAAAATAATCTTTTTATGAATCAATCCATACATCATTTTAAGAGTAACCATTTCTTGCTCGTTGCAGacccttgacctctgacctcacctTGACCAGTTTGGCGAAGGTCTCGTAGATGAAAATGAGGGagatgaggaaggagaagaTCTCTTGAGTGAAACGGGAGACGAAGCGAACCAAGATGCTTCCCTCAAAGGCCACGGTGAGGAGAACGATGAGTACCAACCAGAAACCGATCCACACCCGGCCTGTGAGATACTCGATCCCGTTGTCTTTACAAAactacatataaacacacaccagGTGGGTGTCAGGGGACAGTTAACACGTTGGCTAACAAGACACTTTATTTTGCAGCAACAGTCTGGAGCTCTTGATCCAGAGCTGTTTTGCTACGATGGGTGAAGAGGGAGTTAGGGCGATGTTCTCCATCCCAGCTTCAGACACAGTTcctcaaaaacagaaacaaatcaaacacttaATATGCTCTTCAACAGTTGAGAGCATAGTGCCTAGTTGACAGTGACACCAAGAATTCAGAGGGTAGATTTAACAAACAGACTTTACACTACCTTAGCTGGGTAGAAATAAGAAGTTTGGAAATTATCTGCCACCCCAGTTTTAGTAGAGTTCTGGCAGACAATTCTATGAAAGTATAATTAAATTCTATCTGCTTGCAATTTATAGGAAatacacactgttttttcaACAAGTAATCCATTTTCCCCAAACATCAACTCAGAGAATCTACTAATAGCAAGAAATGATTCCATACCAGGGCCAACTTTTCCCAGACTGCTTACTTACTTCACTAAGTGAACCAAGCTGGGATCATTTGTAAATATGGTTAAAATGAGTCTGTGCCACAGACTCACATCCAGCACAGAGACAGGGGTTTATCTCCACCTCACATATGCAGATCTGTCGCCATGTGGCCGAAGTGCCAATCTTAGGTCACGTGATAACAAGGAAGGCCAAGGAAGACAAGATGTGATTGACAATTTCAGAAACACAGtcagtgaaacattttctaaGAGAATCTTGGTATAAAGATGCTTCCTGAGTGCTCAGTGAACCTTCAAATACTTCTTATCTGATCAAGGGGAAGTATATGAAGTTTCACATGAGGAGGCAGAGTTCCCAAATTTATAGAGATGGCGCTGTTGAATAGAAATTGTAGGAGCATAATAAGAGAACATAGAATATGGTTCTCCTGGTAGTACACAGCGTCTTCTGTGGACTAACAGGAACTCTGTTTCTAGACAGACACGATGCTGTTGAGTTTGTCATGAATCGTATTTTGATACAGGTGTGTAGATCAGGTGAGCTCACAGTGTAGAAGGCCTCTTCAAACACCAGCAGTGGTCCAGAGAAGCCAATCACCAGGAGAGGCTGAGCACCCAGCACACTGAACACTATGCCCTGCATCGCCGTGGCAACTATCAGCTCCGACACACCAATCAGACCCTCTGTTTTCTCACCTGCATCACAGGAAAAAGAACATAGCTATAAAACCTTCACAGTTCAATATCTCTGAAACCTTTATGCAATAATTAAAGAAGGGTCTTTGAGAATCCAGGCAGACTTTGCTTCTCTGAAGTCCAAACTCACCCAGAAGTCCACCAAAGGTGATGGCAGGTGACAGCGCAGCAAAGTAGATGAATATGATGGCAGCCATGCACTGAGGGTTAAGAGCATCGCGAAGGTCGCTGAGGTACTGAGGGTAGCGTCGAGTCACGTCTTTGATCAGACCTCCAAAAAGATGGCCTGAACGCCTCAGGGGCTCATCACCAGGTTTGGAGGGAACGAGAGaacctggaaaataaaaaaaggttttttttagcTGCTCGGTCGTTGACCATCAGAACATTGCACATGACAAGAAAACATCAACATAATGATGGTACAGCACATGCTATCACTAGATCACATCTCCACAAATGTGAAAGAAACATTCACTGTTTGGCTGATGACATGCTAGTTTACCTTCAAAGACGATGGGGGCTTGGCCGCTTCAAACTAAGGCCTTCTTTAAGCACAAATTCTACTTTGATCCCGATGTAAAGCCCTGAAGTCTGCTTTTTATTCTCTCAAGAGAATGGCATCAAGGAAAAGATCTGACTTGCTTGGGAAACCTGATTCAGTGAAACGTTTCAAGACTATGATCAACTTCACCAGTCAGCATATCCCCAGAAGACGATACAATACTATTTCACCAACATACTGAGCCTCAGAGACTGTGATTAGGATGTTGGATGATATAATGACaagctgaaactgaaagaaGGACACAGCATTGAAAATGGAGAAATACCGCACTCCCTCAAGAATACAATTAGCAGTCACGCTAATGTAGTGGATACAACTCTGCGTTGTGTTGAGATAAAGAAAGagagcacaaagacaagatatcAGGAACAATTAAAGAAGTGCCAACCTGtatctttcaaaataaaagtctttgcTTCAATCCATATTGAATTCTTACAAAATGAACAATGCTCTGTTTATATCACAGCGCAGCAACATCACACTGCTACATCAGGACCATGGACCCATGACTGGCTAAACCAGATCCTCAGGATCCGGGTGCTGAGTTCATCCTTGACTGCTTCATAAGAAACCGACAAAGACCACCACATTCCACATTACTACTCGAACAGTTTGTCAAGGCCCTGGACCATGACTGTCATGTTATTGCTCCTACCTGACCACCGAGCTATACTTCAAGGTGCCTGCAAAGTGAAACCTGTCCTCTGAAACAGCACAAACCAGGAATTCCAATGTAGACTTTAGAAGAGAAACAattaattacagtaaaagtTTCAAGAACTGAACAGATATTTTTCAAAGATTTTAGATCTAAATGGGTTTTTTAATGAGTTTTGCAAGGAAGTGTTATTAAACCACCTTCTGATGATTTTCAACAATCGTCAATCAGGGATTTACCtttgagaaaaacagaagcgTAGCTCTCTGGTTTCTTATCTAATAGAGGCTAAAATGCCCCAACATATACTTGGTAACAAAACATCACTGACATGAAAAGAGtagaaatttaaaaatgtcttcttgTGATAACCAACCTTCATCCTGCTGAATGCTGGTCTGTTTCTCCGGCAGTTTGccactctgctcctcctccctctttcgGAGCATTTCTCGTTGGAAGCGAGCAACCGAGTGGAGCAGCTCATCGCCGCCGACCTCCGAGGGAGGGAGGACGACACTACAGTCCAAAAAACGGTTGATGGCCGTCAGCAGGTCCTGCCGGTCGTCAGCCTGGTATGCTGCCTCATGGAAGTGCTGAAAGAGCGCACAGAGGCAGGATCCATGATGCAATGCTTCCTACATTTCATGGGGTTGAGGCATTAAAGCAGCTTCAGAATACTGATTCATTACTTGGCACTCTCTGGTTGTGACGGACAGCCTTAACCCTGGGACTTACCTTGTCTGACATGAGCGTGGAAATGGAGCGTCCAATCTGGTGGTAGTCAATGTTGGCGGTAGGTGGGCctagcaggaggaagaggaacctCACAGGGACAGGAACCTCCAGGACGGACTCCAGCAGGACCGCTTCCTGCAGCCGCACAAACGCCATGGAGGGCTGATCTAGGAAGCCCACActgcctgcagacacagaagaGGGATGCACTAAACCCACTGAACAGACCAACACCTAAAGGAAACAAGCATATGTGATACGTACCCACGAGGACAACGGTGGCCTCGGCTCGCTCTGGGATTTTCTCCATCAGCTTCACTTCATGTTTGGATCTAGAGTGACAGAGGGGCGGGGCTTCTTtctaaacacacatgcacacacatatatacacgtCAGATCAATGAAGTGCAACATAAAGTCAGTAATTCCTAACAAGTTGACAGCTCTGTCTTACCCTCCAaggcagtggcgtgcacaggggggcagggggggcgactgcccccccttgtggcccagtttttgaaaaatgcgcgctaaagtgccctcttgggagccaaaacacatgctaaagtgccctctaggGAGCCAAAACGagtgctaaagtgccctctagggagccaaaacgcgtgctaaagtgccctctgggagccaaaacgcgcgctgaagtgccctcttggactcaaaaagtctgtgcacaccGCTACTCCAAGGGCTTCTCATAAACTGCTGTGCTGATGGCACTGAGCTATTCTTGACATTGAGGTGTTTGCCTGGCAGATATCTAAGAGTGGATGTCAAAACACCAGCTGAAGTTCAACCTGAACAATACTGAGCTTGTGTTCCTGCAGGGGAAACGGTGCCTGTATTAAAACATGTCTATCAGCAGTGACAGTCTTGGACAGAGAGGAactatgaaaaaacaaaaactgtcccttaaaaaacaaaattaatctTGAATTTTCCccttaaaacatgaaaacaacttAATTTGAAAagctgttaattaaaaaaaaccaaGTCCATCTGAGGGCTTCATTACTTTCACCTTAAAACTGTTTGGTTTGCACATTCAATGTTTGACGTTATCAGTGATGTCATGTGACAGAGTGCTTCTATTGGTCAAATGACAGATGTTATCACTTCtgatttaaatgacaaaaatctaaattttaGTTTTCAACAAGTGACAACCAACAAACAGGAATTAGACTGATGTGGCTTAAATAGCCGCTAACTGTTTTTTTCACCTTGTTCTTCTCTCCATCAGCCTCTCTGTGATTCGTCAGATTGATTGAGGGCTCTGATTGGCCGTTGTGTCTGTCGGTCAGGGTGGCCATGTTTGCTGCTGAGATATTCTTGCTGAACAAGCTGTGATCTTTCTCATCACTGGGGTGActaatgaaagaaacaaaaaccaaatatatgtacatgcacacataaatacacacacacacacacacacacacatgcacacacatacatatacacatgcacacataaacacacacacacacacacacatacgcacacataaatacacacacacagacacacacacatgcacacataaatacacacacacacacatgcacacacatacatatacacatgcacgcaaacacacacacagacacacaatgttTCCATTCTTTTCCTGAGTAGCAGAGGATAAAAGATGGATGGACGTACAGACAGCTGGACAGCTACACAGATGGATGgactgacagaaagacacacagacagacagttggacagacagaaatggacatacagacagaaatggacATACAGACAgttggacagacagaaatggacaTACAGAcagttggacagacagacagacagacggacagacagttGGACcgacacacagatgcagattgGACATGAACCTGtgtctgagcagcagagctctGAGGACATTGGCTCGGTCTTCAGctttgatctgatctgagatcACCATCTGTTCCACCACCTGGTGGGCGATCCCTGGAAGAGTCTTCTGCTTCAGATCCAGGAGCACCgcccctgaaaacacaacagcatgaCATCAcgcagtgacatcatcacccACTGACATCATTGTACAATGTCATGACAACAAACTCACGTTATAACTGGCTGAAACAGACACGTCTTGTCTCTAGTTAGGCAAATGAACAGATTGTCATGATGACAGCCATCCTTTATTCTAATCTTTAATTTTTCAATCAAATTGAAAAGTCGGATTGGTCGCTGTTATTTCCAATTGTTTGATATTAACGATTTCCCCCCTAAGAACTCCAACAGCTGTCAAGATAAGACATCAAAACCCTGGATATATTATACTTTGATCATTATTAACACATTGTTTGTGCTGAACCACTGAGTTTCCACACCCAAATAGAAAAGGGGAAGCCATGAAGCCCTTAAAATCTACTGTGTTCATTAAAGGCTTTTCTAATTAAGGTGTTTTAAGGGATTAAGTTTTCAAATTAATGGACAACTTGAGGATTTATGGCTTCCAAACACACTGatttagtttaaaatgtttgtgtggtttcagGGGAAATTCACAGTTAATTAAGGGGATTTTAAGATTTGCAGTGTCAGTGTTCTTCCACAGGGggcagcctcctcctgctcctcctcctcaccgtGGGAGATGGTTTTTCGGAGCTCCAGCAGGGAACGAAAGGACAGGGAAGGGATGTGAGGTCTCCCCCAGcgctccgtctcctcctccacctcctcctcaaacTTGATCCATCGAGCGGTCTCCCTCCACTGAAGCTCCTGGTTTCTGTCAATCACCAGCTCGTTCAGCTCCACGAACACCTGGAGCCACAGAATAACTTGTCTTTGTCACTTACGAGGACATTACTCAACGTTTACCATCACCACTACATTTATAACCCCAACCCTGACTGGAAACTGCCAAAAACCAGCCCGTAACTCTAAAATGCAAGTAAAGTACCAACAACAAGACCGATACAAGTatttgttgggaactattttcaggACTGTCCACATACTCTGGTTTCATAGGTTTAACTAGTAGTTAAATTTGTCTACATCCAATTAAAAAGGCCAAACCAGTTCAAACCAGGCTAAACAAGTTTACAGAGTCATAAACGCTGCAGTCTGGTTCTACTTTAGCAGAGGTCAAGTTCTCTAAACAATGATTTCAAAAATATTCTGATCACAGGATCCACTTGTTTTTCttgagctttcagccacatcttgGCCTTCCTCAGGGGATAGAAGGATAACGACTGAGAAAACTGAAGATGTGGAAGTAAGTGGACCGTGCTGTTTGCAAGATCAACAATGAACCTTCAAGCTCCAAGATGAACAAA includes:
- the slc4a2a gene encoding anion exchange protein 2a isoform X1, with protein sequence MSHDGSSLHPGDALGLSASLSPSPRCHSDDEEEDLNKAFDVQGFQEILCPAACNPPEKRRVYDEQDFEDHRHFSLHVHHPLSKPPADSRRRRINEGKKEERRGSAYNTAATIEEDQEEEESGGESYSQNEPASDPPTISTNHNGLSPGCITGSVATEEADEAEALMSVDLEDIKSHRLDDVPAVRRHLVRRSSRGPIVHLTKDQTSGRTQSHLQHLQHLHPDRTPHEVFVELNELVIDRNQELQWRETARWIKFEEEVEEETERWGRPHIPSLSFRSLLELRKTISHGAVLLDLKQKTLPGIAHQVVEQMVISDQIKAEDRANVLRALLLRHSHPSDEKDHSLFSKNISAANMATLTDRHNGQSEPSINLTNHREADGEKNKKEAPPLCHSRSKHEVKLMEKIPERAEATVVLVGSVGFLDQPSMAFVRLQEAVLLESVLEVPVPVRFLFLLLGPPTANIDYHQIGRSISTLMSDKHFHEAAYQADDRQDLLTAINRFLDCSVVLPPSEVGGDELLHSVARFQREMLRKREEEQSGKLPEKQTSIQQDEGSLVPSKPGDEPLRRSGHLFGGLIKDVTRRYPQYLSDLRDALNPQCMAAIIFIYFAALSPAITFGGLLGEKTEGLIGVSELIVATAMQGIVFSVLGAQPLLVIGFSGPLLVFEEAFYTFCKDNGIEYLTGRVWIGFWLVLIVLLTVAFEGSILVRFVSRFTQEIFSFLISLIFIYETFAKLVKIFQEHPLQNCYHGNNTVSPSLCNYTAAAGNTGKIVGEPNTALLSFVLMSGTYFIAFYLRKFKNSSFFPGRLRRIIGDFGVPIAILIMVLVDYSVEDTYTQKLNVPSGFSVSSPEKRGWLISPLGSDGQFPVWMMAASILPAILVFILIFMESQITALIVSKKERMLVKGTGFHLDLLIIVVVGGISALFGLPWLSAATVRSVTHTNALTVMSKAVAPGDKPRIQEVKEQRVTGFLVAVLVGLSIVIGEVLRQIPLAVLFGIFLYMGVMSLNGIQLTERLILLLMPPKYHPDQNYVRKVRTLRMHLFTLVQLTCLSLLWVVMATAAALAFPFMLLLTIPVRMLLLPRLFTWRELQSLDADDAEPHLEEKEGQDEYSQLQMPV
- the slc4a2a gene encoding anion exchange protein 2a isoform X2, which produces MGALCILVTPSVCLHDDEEEDLNKAFDVQGFQEILCPAACNPPEKRRVYDEQDFEDHRHFSLHVHHPLSKPPADSRRRRINEGKKEERRGSAYNTAATIEEDQEEEESGGESYSQNEPASDPPTISTNHNGLSPGCITGSVATEEADEAEALMSVDLEDIKSHRLDDVPAVRRHLVRRSSRGPIVHLTKDQTSGRTQSHLQHLQHLHPDRTPHEVFVELNELVIDRNQELQWRETARWIKFEEEVEEETERWGRPHIPSLSFRSLLELRKTISHGAVLLDLKQKTLPGIAHQVVEQMVISDQIKAEDRANVLRALLLRHSHPSDEKDHSLFSKNISAANMATLTDRHNGQSEPSINLTNHREADGEKNKKEAPPLCHSRSKHEVKLMEKIPERAEATVVLVGSVGFLDQPSMAFVRLQEAVLLESVLEVPVPVRFLFLLLGPPTANIDYHQIGRSISTLMSDKHFHEAAYQADDRQDLLTAINRFLDCSVVLPPSEVGGDELLHSVARFQREMLRKREEEQSGKLPEKQTSIQQDEGSLVPSKPGDEPLRRSGHLFGGLIKDVTRRYPQYLSDLRDALNPQCMAAIIFIYFAALSPAITFGGLLGEKTEGLIGVSELIVATAMQGIVFSVLGAQPLLVIGFSGPLLVFEEAFYTFCKDNGIEYLTGRVWIGFWLVLIVLLTVAFEGSILVRFVSRFTQEIFSFLISLIFIYETFAKLVKIFQEHPLQNCYHGNNTVSPSLCNYTAAAGNTGKIVGEPNTALLSFVLMSGTYFIAFYLRKFKNSSFFPGRLRRIIGDFGVPIAILIMVLVDYSVEDTYTQKLNVPSGFSVSSPEKRGWLISPLGSDGQFPVWMMAASILPAILVFILIFMESQITALIVSKKERMLVKGTGFHLDLLIIVVVGGISALFGLPWLSAATVRSVTHTNALTVMSKAVAPGDKPRIQEVKEQRVTGFLVAVLVGLSIVIGEVLRQIPLAVLFGIFLYMGVMSLNGIQLTERLILLLMPPKYHPDQNYVRKVRTLRMHLFTLVQLTCLSLLWVVMATAAALAFPFMLLLTIPVRMLLLPRLFTWRELQSLDADDAEPHLEEKEGQDEYSQLQMPV